In the bacterium genome, TCATCGACTTCGTAACTAATGATTGAGGTGGGAGATGCGCGCGAGGGGTCGGGTTCCTTGTCGCCACCACTGGCACCGCTTGAATCCCACACACCGCCTTGTCCGCCAAGACTACTAACCGCAAGCCATACCCCGTTATCGGCAGCACGAGCAGGCATCAAACTTCTATAGAAGCCTGCGTTGGGGAACAAGACGAGTTCAGCACCCTTGTAGGCCAACAACCGTGCTGTCTCTGGAAACCAAGATTCATAGCAAATCATGATGCCAACCTTGCCGAAATCGGTATTGAACACTTCATAACCAGTCCCAGGGGTTGTGCCATCATCTTCTTCGGGGTCAAATAAGTTATTCTTACTTTGGATACCGACCAACTTGCCATTGCGATCGTAGAGTGGCGCGCTATTGAGGCAGATATCACCCCGTTTCTCAATAAACGTTCCACTGGTATACATTTTCCACTGTTTGGCCTTAGCAGAGAGCAGGGACGGACCCGGGCCATTTATCGTGTCGGCATTCTTGTTATTCTTGCCATCAAAGAACTCAGGGAGCAGACAAATATCCGCACCTTTTTGGCCGGCCAGGTCAAGCCATTTAGCGCATCCCTCAAGACTATTTCCTCCCCAGACGGTGGCTATCTTAACAAGTCGCGGAGGGATAGGATCGCATTCCTGTAGACTAATTTCATCCCACCAGACCTTGCCGTGGGGGGAGAAGCGGAAGTAGATACGAATCTCAGCGGTTTCGAGTTCGTGTCCACACCCACGGAACCGATTGTCGCCAACCAAATACCCGCCTTCCTTGCGATACATGAAGATGCCGTTGTTATACATGTCAGCCATCACCATGTGCACCAGATTACGATTGAGATCGGTCATCCCTTCATAGCGTAAACGAACGCGCAGGCGGAACGCTCTGTCGGTGGAACTCAACATGGGGGTGATGGGACATCGGATATAACCAAAACACTCCTTACGTCCGTTGCCCTGAGCCATTAACTGCATC is a window encoding:
- a CDS encoding carbon-nitrogen hydrolase family protein → MINYEFLTVCLLATCIFNCAFATTPNDWKTDNLIPNGDFSRGKVGGLPDGWEVVIPNKAIAPTFKLIKSSSGKMQLMAQGNGRKECFGYIRCPITPMLSSTDRAFRLRVRLRYEGMTDLNRNLVHMVMADMYNNGIFMYRKEGGYLVGDNRFRGCGHELETAEIRIYFRFSPHGKVWWDEISLQECDPIPPRLVKIATVWGGNSLEGCAKWLDLAGQKGADICLLPEFFDGKNNKNADTINGPGPSLLSAKAKQWKMYTSGTFIEKRGDICLNSAPLYDRNGKLVGIQSKNNLFDPEEDDGTTPGTGYEVFNTDFGKVGIMICYESWFPETARLLAYKGAELVLFPNAGFYRSLMPARAADNGVWLAVSSLGGQGGVWDSSGASGGDKEPDPSRASPTSIISYEVDETNKMVIATVDLSRQYSPHYWGGPMLCAPAARRLRQTLIQSIEDEIAREAHRFIEK